One Alteromonas sp. KC3 DNA segment encodes these proteins:
- the pseG gene encoding UDP-2,4-diacetamido-2,4,6-trideoxy-beta-L-altropyranose hydrolase — MKVVVRVDGTAQIGLGHVMRCLTLANQFLPFARVTFLSCPLPFALHQQVEQAGITLLTAPPLNSSEQSTRSDCKLDEQAQYKHANQCIDVLSRAHNDSIDILIIDHYQLSSAFSKTMRRCSKHIVVIDDLANRQHDCDVLLDQNLYDNYEVRYEQLVPSHCLKLLGPKFAILRDEFYSSSVIPRKDNHFLICFGGSDPSNLTERVVDTLLSLKSLTISADIVVGAGYTHTDSLKTKVSSLANVTLHVACSYIAQLMKTASTMIGAGGSMHWERAASGVAGMIITLADNQIETTRCLHKQQCCLWIGKSDDVTQEDISEAINFAISSPEKMRKLADNAASLLNSNKNPSFVVDTILNSIKR; from the coding sequence GTGAAGGTTGTGGTTCGGGTAGACGGTACTGCGCAGATAGGGTTAGGCCACGTTATGCGTTGCTTAACACTTGCAAACCAATTCCTTCCCTTCGCTCGTGTCACCTTCTTATCATGCCCTCTCCCTTTTGCGTTACATCAACAAGTGGAGCAAGCCGGAATTACTTTGTTAACTGCGCCACCATTAAATAGCAGTGAACAAAGTACTCGTTCAGATTGTAAGCTAGACGAGCAAGCCCAATACAAGCACGCAAACCAATGTATTGATGTGCTTTCACGAGCGCATAACGACAGCATCGATATTTTGATAATAGACCATTACCAACTGTCATCTGCATTTAGCAAAACAATGCGTAGGTGTAGCAAACATATCGTTGTTATCGATGATTTGGCCAATCGACAACACGATTGCGACGTACTGTTAGATCAAAACCTCTATGACAATTATGAAGTACGCTACGAGCAGCTAGTGCCTAGCCATTGCCTCAAGCTACTTGGACCTAAATTCGCTATTTTACGTGATGAATTCTACTCGTCTTCTGTCATACCAAGAAAAGACAATCATTTTCTCATTTGCTTCGGTGGTAGCGACCCTTCAAACCTCACGGAGCGAGTAGTAGATACTTTACTTTCGTTAAAGTCCCTGACCATTTCGGCCGATATCGTGGTAGGCGCTGGATATACGCACACTGATTCATTGAAAACAAAAGTGAGTTCACTGGCAAATGTTACGCTTCATGTGGCATGTTCCTACATTGCTCAGTTGATGAAAACAGCCTCTACTATGATAGGAGCAGGTGGTTCGATGCACTGGGAACGTGCGGCGTCAGGCGTAGCGGGTATGATTATTACGCTAGCCGACAACCAAATTGAAACGACGCGCTGCTTACATAAGCAACAATGTTGTTTGTGGATAGGCAAAAGCGATGACGTTACTCAAGAAGACATTAGCGAAGCGATCAATTTTGCGATAAGTTCGCCCGAAAAAATGCGTAAACTCGCCGATAATGCGGCGTCGCTACTAAACAGCAATAAAAATCCATCTTTTGTAGTGGATACTATATTGAACAGTATTAAGAGGTAG